A single uncultured Acetobacterium sp. DNA region contains:
- a CDS encoding flavoprotein — translation MLNGKTITLGITACSPAIKSLELIKELKVLGTDVHVIMTPNSINFVSPLLVQREAGTPIQIEQFELPKAFDSNHQSISIKSDLMLIAPASANILGKAANGIADNLLSTSLLSAKSQIVFATHINPTMYSKPSVQRNFNQLKEDGFIFVKNPNPDSKFSSFFPGIDAIIETVKKILITD, via the coding sequence ATGTTGAATGGAAAAACAATTACTTTAGGAATTACTGCGTGCAGTCCTGCAATCAAGTCGCTTGAATTGATAAAAGAACTAAAAGTTTTGGGAACAGATGTGCATGTTATTATGACACCGAATTCGATTAACTTTGTTTCGCCTTTACTGGTTCAGAGAGAGGCAGGAACACCCATACAAATTGAACAATTTGAATTGCCGAAAGCTTTTGATTCGAATCATCAATCGATTTCAATTAAGTCCGATTTAATGTTGATTGCTCCAGCATCTGCAAACATTTTAGGAAAAGCAGCAAATGGCATAGCCGATAATCTTCTTTCAACGAGCCTATTGTCAGCAAAATCTCAGATCGTATTTGCGACACATATAAACCCGACAATGTACAGTAAACCCAGTGTTCAGAGAAATTTCAACCAATTAAAAGAAGATGGCTTTATTTTTGTTAAAAATCCTAATCCAGACAGTAAATTTTCAAGTTTCTTTCCAGGTATCGATGCAATAATCGAAACTGTTAAGAAAATACTCATTACCGATTAA
- a CDS encoding hydrogenase maturation nickel metallochaperone HypA, giving the protein MHELGILMGVINTVENFAIKNGVTKIQTLVLQIGELSSMIPKYIEDCYPAAVEGTLLQETELKIEILPGNAICQSCNSVFNLIENKDICPNCGTQDWEILSGKEFMIKEIIAC; this is encoded by the coding sequence GTGCATGAATTGGGGATTTTAATGGGCGTCATCAATACCGTCGAAAATTTTGCCATAAAAAATGGGGTAACAAAAATTCAAACCCTGGTGCTGCAAATTGGCGAGCTTTCGTCGATGATTCCAAAATATATTGAAGACTGCTACCCGGCCGCTGTAGAAGGAACCCTCTTGCAGGAGACCGAGTTAAAAATTGAAATCTTACCCGGCAATGCCATTTGCCAAAGTTGTAACAGTGTCTTTAATCTTATTGAGAATAAGGATATCTGTCCAAACTGCGGTACCCAGGATTGGGAAATATTATCTGGTAAAGAGTTTATGATAAAAGAAATTATTGCTTGTTAA
- a CDS encoding FAD-dependent oxidoreductase, producing the protein MVKKKVLELANKIAAGITGGIVKVKPSDPEYRILAPVTSDEEAEVALKLEIRKYKTAVEVAKLCGKPVDYVEKILYKMAVDGSIKVETENGVDVYCLELFVPGVMEYMVVNKENVAKYPDIAACFEEYTRKLGGLMAGNIPIGSGVMRVIPIESAIDGDTKRASYEEISHILNGHEVFSAADCACRTSMRSIGEGCGHTIEDMCIQVGPAAEYYIRTGKGREITRAEAFAICEQAEKEGLVHSIPNLSGPGNALAVCNCCGCSCFGLRNTTFYRNPDWSRSNYVAQVDKDKCVACGECVENCQASAATLGQNLCTKKPIPVVEVKDRPFDTQWGKDKWNYDYRHRKFVEESGTSPCKSECPAHIAVQGYIKMAAQGRYRDALELIKKENPFPAICGRICPRKCETACTRGSFDEALAVDEVKKFVAEQDLKAEHRFVPEKRAQRAEKIAVIGAGPAGLSCAYFLAVDGYQVTVFEKQKKLGGMLTLGIPNFRLGKEIVNAEIDVLKELGVEFKAGIEVGKDITLPALRKLGYDAFYVAIGAQVGKNLWLDGEDAAGVMTGVDFLRQVSLGDELKLDGPAIVIGGGNVAIDVARTAERIGATQIDMFCLESRAEMPALDEEIDEALSEGIVINNSWGPKQILVENGRVVGVEFKKCLSVLDQTGKFNPQFDENDTKIVKANHVLISVGQGMDWGELIKDSKIELNLNKTIKADPITYQTGEPDVFAGGDALTGPKFAIDAIALGKQGAVSIHRYVHGDNLTIARDREYHAFDTNNLNMDGYDRMPRQRAIHIDGNQSKETFEDLRVTFTEEQIQKETERCLGCGATFVDQHQCVGCGVCTTKCKFDAISLVRKYDQSGMELKDMKPAVIKHVIKRQGRIAVKNTKKTINSIFSK; encoded by the coding sequence ATGGTAAAGAAAAAGGTACTTGAACTAGCCAATAAAATAGCCGCTGGGATCACCGGCGGCATCGTCAAAGTAAAACCAAGCGACCCGGAATACCGGATACTGGCACCGGTGACATCCGATGAAGAAGCCGAAGTTGCCCTTAAGTTGGAGATCCGTAAATATAAAACCGCTGTTGAAGTCGCCAAGCTTTGCGGCAAGCCCGTCGATTACGTTGAGAAAATTCTTTATAAGATGGCGGTTGACGGTTCAATTAAAGTGGAAACCGAAAACGGTGTCGATGTCTACTGCCTCGAACTTTTTGTTCCCGGCGTCATGGAATACATGGTTGTCAACAAGGAAAATGTTGCCAAGTATCCGGACATCGCCGCTTGTTTTGAAGAATACACCCGCAAACTGGGCGGACTGATGGCTGGTAATATTCCCATCGGATCAGGCGTTATGCGGGTCATCCCGATTGAAAGCGCCATTGATGGGGATACCAAACGAGCCTCCTATGAGGAAATATCACATATCCTAAACGGCCATGAGGTCTTCTCAGCGGCGGATTGTGCCTGTCGGACATCGATGCGATCCATCGGCGAAGGCTGTGGCCATACCATTGAAGATATGTGTATCCAGGTAGGGCCAGCTGCGGAATACTATATCCGGACGGGCAAAGGCCGGGAAATTACCCGGGCAGAAGCCTTTGCGATTTGCGAACAGGCTGAAAAAGAGGGGCTGGTTCATTCCATCCCTAATTTATCAGGGCCGGGAAATGCTCTGGCGGTCTGTAATTGCTGCGGTTGTTCATGCTTTGGACTGAGAAACACCACCTTTTACCGAAATCCCGACTGGTCACGTTCGAATTACGTCGCCCAAGTGGATAAAGATAAATGCGTGGCCTGCGGCGAGTGCGTCGAAAATTGTCAGGCCAGCGCCGCAACTTTAGGTCAAAATTTATGTACCAAGAAACCAATCCCGGTTGTTGAAGTTAAGGATCGCCCCTTTGATACCCAGTGGGGAAAAGATAAATGGAATTACGACTATCGTCATCGAAAATTTGTGGAGGAAAGTGGAACCAGTCCTTGCAAATCTGAATGTCCGGCTCATATCGCGGTTCAGGGTTATATCAAAATGGCGGCTCAGGGTCGCTATCGGGATGCTCTGGAGCTGATCAAAAAAGAAAATCCCTTCCCGGCAATCTGCGGTCGGATCTGTCCCCGCAAGTGCGAAACCGCCTGTACCCGAGGTAGTTTTGATGAAGCTTTGGCCGTTGATGAGGTGAAGAAATTTGTTGCCGAACAGGATTTAAAAGCAGAACACCGCTTTGTCCCGGAAAAGCGAGCCCAACGCGCTGAAAAAATTGCCGTCATCGGTGCCGGACCGGCCGGATTATCCTGTGCTTATTTTCTGGCGGTTGATGGTTATCAGGTCACCGTCTTTGAAAAGCAAAAGAAACTGGGGGGGATGTTAACCCTGGGGATTCCTAACTTCCGTTTGGGAAAAGAGATTGTCAATGCTGAAATCGACGTCTTAAAAGAATTGGGCGTGGAATTTAAAGCAGGGATTGAAGTTGGCAAGGATATCACCCTGCCAGCGCTGCGAAAACTGGGCTATGACGCCTTTTATGTAGCGATCGGGGCACAGGTCGGTAAAAACCTCTGGCTCGATGGCGAAGACGCAGCTGGTGTGATGACCGGGGTCGATTTCCTGCGCCAGGTCAGTCTCGGTGATGAGCTAAAACTGGATGGACCGGCCATCGTTATTGGCGGTGGGAATGTTGCCATTGATGTCGCCCGGACAGCCGAACGCATCGGCGCAACTCAAATCGATATGTTCTGTCTGGAAAGCCGAGCCGAAATGCCCGCCCTGGATGAAGAAATTGACGAAGCCTTGTCTGAAGGGATTGTCATCAATAATTCCTGGGGACCAAAACAAATCCTGGTCGAAAATGGCCGGGTTGTCGGGGTCGAATTTAAAAAATGTCTGTCGGTTTTAGATCAAACCGGCAAGTTCAATCCCCAGTTTGATGAAAATGATACCAAAATTGTCAAAGCAAACCATGTCCTGATTTCAGTTGGTCAGGGAATGGATTGGGGCGAATTGATCAAAGACTCTAAAATTGAATTAAACCTCAATAAAACTATTAAAGCCGATCCGATTACTTACCAGACCGGTGAACCGGATGTCTTTGCCGGCGGCGATGCCCTGACTGGACCCAAGTTTGCCATCGACGCGATTGCGCTGGGAAAACAGGGCGCTGTGTCAATTCATCGCTATGTCCACGGTGATAACCTGACCATTGCCCGGGATCGGGAATATCATGCTTTTGATACCAATAACCTGAACATGGATGGCTATGATCGGATGCCCCGACAACGGGCGATTCACATCGATGGCAACCAATCCAAAGAGACCTTTGAAGATTTGCGGGTAACCTTTACCGAGGAACAGATTCAGAAAGAAACCGAACGCTGTCTGGGCTGCGGCGCCACCTTTGTGGATCAGCATCAATGCGTAGGCTGCGGTGTCTGTACCACCAAATGTAAATTTGACGCCATCTCCCTGGTTCGGAAATATGACCAGTCCGGCATGGAGTTAAAGGACATGAAACCGGCGGTGATCAAACATGTGATCAAACGACAGGGCCGAATCGCCGTCAAAAATACTAAAAAAACCATCAATTCGATTTTTTCAAAATAA
- the hypB gene encoding hydrogenase nickel incorporation protein HypB, with amino-acid sequence MDAYKVLAIKQSVFDDNDQQADLLRTELKKEQTFLLNLMSSPGSGKTTTVLRTIEALKDEMTIGIMEADIDSDVDAQTVAGTGTKVIQLHTGGMCHLDADMTRQGLRGLGTAGVDFAILENVGNLVCPAEFDTGASKNAMILSVPEGDDKPLKYPLMFSIVDVLLINKIDAVDYFDFDFEAVKERVTKLNPGIKVIPISAKTGEGIGEWADWLRTEVRNWNGNQ; translated from the coding sequence ATGGATGCATATAAAGTACTGGCGATCAAGCAGAGTGTTTTTGATGACAATGACCAACAGGCAGATTTACTGCGAACCGAACTGAAAAAAGAGCAGACCTTTTTACTTAACCTGATGTCATCCCCAGGTTCCGGCAAAACAACCACGGTGTTAAGAACCATTGAAGCCTTAAAAGATGAGATGACCATCGGTATTATGGAAGCCGATATTGACTCAGATGTGGATGCCCAGACAGTTGCTGGGACGGGTACCAAAGTCATCCAGCTGCACACCGGGGGGATGTGTCATCTGGATGCCGATATGACCAGACAGGGGCTTCGGGGTCTTGGTACCGCAGGCGTTGACTTCGCCATCCTGGAAAATGTCGGCAATCTGGTATGCCCAGCCGAGTTTGATACCGGGGCTTCCAAAAATGCGATGATTTTAAGCGTACCAGAGGGAGATGACAAACCGCTCAAATACCCGCTGATGTTTTCCATTGTTGATGTATTGCTGATCAATAAGATTGATGCGGTCGATTATTTCGACTTTGATTTTGAAGCGGTCAAAGAACGGGTCACAAAACTAAATCCCGGCATCAAGGTGATTCCAATCTCCGCCAAAACCGGGGAAGGCATCGGCGAATGGGCCGATTGGTTACGGACTGAAGTCAGAAACTGGAACGGGAACCAATAA
- a CDS encoding oleate hydratase: MYYSNGNYEAFARPLKPVDVDKKSAYLVGAGLASLAAACFLIRDGQMKGENIHILEELSLPGGACDGIKDNQKGFIIRGGREMENHFECLWDLFRSIPSIETDGVSVLDEFYWLNKADPNYSLMRVTKNQGRDAELGGKFDLSEQASKEMVTLFMTKDEDLYDKRIDEVFSTELLNSNFWLYWRTMFAFRDWHSALEMKLYLQRFIHHIGGLPDLSALKFTKYNQYESLILPMVKYLEAHGVKFQYDTMVTNVIFDCKNGKKRATKIICNHAGKEEVIPLSKNELVFITNGSCTENSTLGDDDHAPAFDDSISGCWELWRNIAKQDPAFGKPDKFCTNTKETNWESATVTTLDDRIPPYIEKICKRDPFNGRVVTGGIITAQDSNWMLSYTVNRQPHFKEQPKDQLTVWVYGLFSEVPGNFIKKPMKECTGVEITEEWLYHMGVPESQIHDMATKSAHTIPCMMPYITAFFMPRRAGDRPKVVPDGSENFAFLGQFADTPRDTVFTTEYSVRTGMEAVYTLLDIDRGVPEVFNSCYDVRVLLDSTVKMMDGKKPGDTKLPFIMNFVKKKGLKKISGTVIEEVLQRYNII, encoded by the coding sequence ATGTACTATAGTAATGGTAATTATGAAGCATTTGCCCGTCCCTTAAAACCAGTGGACGTCGATAAAAAATCAGCTTATTTAGTCGGTGCTGGTCTGGCATCGCTGGCAGCAGCCTGTTTTCTGATCCGCGATGGTCAAATGAAGGGTGAGAATATTCATATTCTGGAAGAACTGAGTCTCCCGGGCGGCGCCTGTGATGGCATTAAAGACAATCAGAAAGGCTTTATCATCCGGGGCGGTCGGGAAATGGAAAACCATTTTGAATGTCTATGGGATCTGTTCCGATCGATTCCGTCCATCGAGACCGACGGGGTTTCGGTACTGGATGAGTTCTATTGGCTGAATAAAGCCGATCCTAATTATTCACTGATGCGGGTAACCAAAAACCAGGGTCGGGATGCCGAGCTGGGCGGTAAGTTTGATCTCAGTGAACAGGCTTCCAAAGAAATGGTCACTTTGTTTATGACCAAGGATGAAGACCTTTATGACAAACGGATTGATGAGGTCTTCTCGACAGAACTGCTGAATTCGAACTTCTGGCTGTACTGGCGAACCATGTTTGCCTTCCGCGACTGGCATTCTGCTTTGGAAATGAAACTCTATTTACAACGATTTATTCATCACATCGGCGGACTGCCAGATTTATCAGCACTGAAGTTTACCAAATATAATCAATACGAATCCCTGATTTTGCCAATGGTCAAATATCTGGAAGCCCATGGCGTTAAGTTCCAATATGACACCATGGTCACCAATGTAATTTTTGATTGTAAAAATGGTAAAAAACGAGCCACCAAGATTATCTGCAACCATGCCGGCAAGGAAGAAGTCATTCCACTATCGAAAAATGAGCTGGTCTTTATCACCAATGGCAGCTGTACTGAAAATTCAACCCTGGGCGATGATGACCATGCCCCGGCCTTTGATGATTCCATCAGTGGCTGCTGGGAACTGTGGCGAAACATTGCCAAACAGGATCCCGCCTTTGGTAAACCGGATAAATTTTGTACCAATACCAAAGAAACCAACTGGGAATCAGCGACGGTTACCACACTGGACGACCGCATTCCGCCCTATATCGAAAAGATCTGCAAGCGTGATCCTTTTAACGGCAGGGTTGTTACCGGGGGCATCATCACCGCCCAGGATTCTAATTGGATGCTGAGTTACACCGTCAACCGTCAGCCTCATTTCAAGGAACAGCCTAAAGACCAGCTGACGGTTTGGGTATATGGTTTATTTTCCGAAGTACCGGGTAACTTTATCAAGAAACCCATGAAAGAATGCACCGGGGTAGAAATTACCGAAGAATGGCTTTACCATATGGGCGTGCCGGAATCCCAGATTCACGACATGGCGACTAAGTCGGCTCATACGATTCCTTGTATGATGCCTTATATTACGGCTTTCTTTATGCCAAGACGAGCAGGAGATCGACCCAAAGTGGTGCCAGATGGCAGCGAGAACTTTGCCTTCCTGGGACAATTCGCCGATACCCCCAGAGATACCGTCTTTACCACCGAATATTCAGTGAGAACCGGAATGGAGGCCGTTTATACCTTATTGGACATCGATCGCGGTGTGCCCGAGGTATTTAATTCTTGCTATGATGTTCGGGTTCTGCTGGATTCTACCGTCAAGATGATGGATGGCAAAAAGCCTGGGGATACAAAGTTGCCGTTCATTATGAACTTTGTTAAAAAGAAAGGCTTAAAGAAGATTTCCGGAACCGTGATTGAAGAAGTATTACAGCGCTATAATATCATTTGA
- a CDS encoding DUF5692 family protein yields the protein MFVFNYAEGATAFSVWGVWVIVFIALFAFNEVARRWKYVGFFCFVILPIFLSSLWFTVLRDTIYTDWFHLAKVYSATAGCIGFWCIRHVKWKDKASGKERRLVDVKWVLTFPALILAINIIEAVSRDFQIGMQYAGGGILADEAMYVLGGSWNYMNGIAGILNIITITGWFGICIKKRTAKDGSKDMLWPDMLWFWIIAYDLWNFAYTYNCLPGHAWYCGFALLLAPTLCAFTVGKGAWLQHRAQTLAIWCMFAQTFPAFIDEGAFAVASTYNTTALFGFSLLALVVNIALFIYMIYKIVKTKRNPYLGELYTDLNKYQEVKALAE from the coding sequence ATGTTTGTTTTCAATTATGCTGAGGGAGCTACAGCGTTTAGCGTTTGGGGTGTATGGGTAATCGTATTCATCGCACTCTTTGCATTTAATGAAGTAGCCCGACGGTGGAAATATGTTGGTTTTTTCTGTTTCGTCATCTTACCAATTTTCCTTTCATCGCTGTGGTTTACGGTATTAAGAGATACCATCTATACTGACTGGTTTCATTTAGCAAAGGTCTATTCGGCCACCGCTGGATGTATTGGTTTCTGGTGTATCCGACATGTTAAGTGGAAAGACAAAGCCAGCGGTAAAGAACGTCGTCTGGTGGATGTTAAATGGGTACTCACTTTTCCGGCCCTGATTTTAGCGATTAATATTATTGAAGCGGTATCCCGAGATTTCCAAATCGGAATGCAGTATGCCGGCGGTGGCATTTTAGCTGACGAAGCTATGTATGTATTGGGCGGCTCCTGGAATTACATGAACGGGATCGCCGGGATCCTGAATATCATCACGATTACCGGATGGTTCGGTATCTGTATTAAAAAACGGACCGCCAAAGATGGCAGTAAGGATATGCTCTGGCCGGATATGCTCTGGTTTTGGATCATCGCCTACGATTTATGGAATTTTGCTTATACCTATAACTGTCTTCCCGGTCATGCCTGGTATTGCGGTTTTGCCCTGCTGTTGGCACCGACACTCTGTGCCTTCACGGTGGGAAAAGGCGCCTGGCTGCAACATCGGGCTCAGACCCTGGCCATCTGGTGTATGTTTGCCCAGACCTTCCCGGCGTTTATTGATGAGGGGGCATTTGCTGTTGCATCAACCTACAATACCACGGCGCTCTTTGGGTTTAGTTTACTCGCATTAGTTGTCAATATTGCGCTCTTTATTTATATGATTTATAAAATTGTCAAGACAAAGAGAAATCCATATCTTGGTGAATTATATACAGATCTGAATAAATATCAGGAAGTCAAAGCATTGGCGGAATAA
- a CDS encoding TetR/AcrR family transcriptional regulator produces MKKNAKEAIIESFKELVSRKSIDRVTVKEICDHCGVNRQSFYNHFSDIMAVFKTIFYEELSQEIAQNRTFETWGGGFLATMNYTKRNSKMILHIYNSSYWPETNTYLTHLSSRLLDCVVDECVKQLKVQLKEQDRKFIVNFYRHVFNGLLIDWVSEGMQEEPEIILKKLLIMIRGSIPRSVEAFVKADIK; encoded by the coding sequence ATGAAAAAGAATGCCAAAGAGGCAATCATCGAATCATTTAAAGAACTGGTCAGCCGAAAATCCATCGACCGGGTCACGGTCAAGGAAATTTGTGACCATTGCGGGGTCAACCGGCAGTCTTTTTATAATCATTTTTCTGATATTATGGCGGTCTTCAAAACTATATTTTACGAAGAATTATCCCAGGAAATTGCCCAAAACAGAACCTTTGAAACCTGGGGCGGCGGGTTTCTGGCAACCATGAATTATACCAAGCGGAATTCAAAAATGATCCTCCATATTTACAATTCATCTTACTGGCCGGAAACCAATACCTATCTGACTCATCTCTCCAGCCGCTTGCTGGACTGTGTGGTTGATGAATGTGTCAAACAACTAAAGGTGCAATTGAAGGAACAGGATCGAAAATTTATTGTCAATTTTTATCGCCATGTTTTTAATGGGTTATTGATCGACTGGGTCAGCGAAGGGATGCAAGAAGAACCGGAAATTATCCTGAAAAAACTGTTGATCATGATTAGAGGAAGTATTCCCCGTTCGGTGGAAGCATTTGTCAAAGCCGATATAAAATAA
- a CDS encoding molybdopterin-dependent oxidoreductase, with protein MTEWKKTQCSLCVLSCGLEMEVEDGKIVSVRPDPTSPRSRGYCCRKGRTVKRFQDHSDRLDYPLKKVGDHFERITWEQAYQEISERANKIIEQYGPRSCAMVGGATPGSQAELVFARAMMSAIGSQYQYNAIGIEFCGSWWSHGKIFGDQMHFLEPDDDNCEVLMFWGSNSYVSGQILNAREKIRSASQNPDRQVFVVDPRLSETARMSDMHIMLRSGTDSLLLRAMIALIIKNSWQDQNYLDKYVKDFDQVKPWFEDVDIKEAIRVCGLPYEQVEAFCKILATKKWGVHQDLGLFMGRHNTLNSYLLLTLAVVTGVALMPGGCIVNDCVVTRGKSIDENDPKVWRTVETNRFPIMETYPSAVLAQEILSEKPEHLRLIFCSASNPLRSYPDTNVMEKAMRKLDLLVTVDVCMTETARISDYVLPVKSTYETYDFNAFQMNYPEMTAQIKHPVIPKQVGERKEGGQIWIEMTKALGKMPQLPESLYKAAEKAVQKNDRISFFRSLILYTIKNKVQVDLLPAVVGEVLGKYMGSPTKAVFWAAMMTSPMAGSGMVERAGIKPNGKHPIMEKLPKMKDICVMDAAYQLLLDRPEGAVIGKVDLDTMINRHIVHKDKKIHLYCDEINEYIKRITPENEAEILNGNQEFPMVLSSGNHTDYGVNIEMRNPASYKYHNPYKIAVHPDDAKQIGVSEGQEVKVTTKAGSIIIPVEYTWQTSPGYVLVPHHFGIEFNGQKIGQSANTLSHREDFDELTGNPMLRHIRCRIEASKKHNTPAL; from the coding sequence ATGACGGAATGGAAAAAGACGCAGTGTAGTCTTTGTGTTTTAAGCTGTGGACTGGAGATGGAAGTTGAGGATGGTAAGATTGTTAGTGTCCGTCCTGATCCAACTAGTCCCAGATCACGAGGTTATTGCTGTCGTAAAGGTAGAACAGTGAAACGATTTCAAGACCATTCGGACAGACTGGATTATCCCCTGAAAAAAGTTGGTGATCATTTTGAACGAATTACCTGGGAACAGGCGTACCAAGAAATAAGTGAAAGGGCAAATAAAATCATTGAACAGTATGGTCCCCGCAGCTGTGCCATGGTTGGCGGCGCAACACCGGGTTCCCAGGCGGAACTCGTATTTGCCAGAGCGATGATGTCTGCCATCGGTTCACAATATCAATACAACGCAATCGGCATTGAATTTTGCGGGAGCTGGTGGAGCCATGGAAAGATATTCGGAGATCAAATGCATTTTCTGGAACCGGATGATGATAATTGTGAAGTACTGATGTTTTGGGGGAGCAATTCCTATGTGTCAGGACAGATTTTAAATGCCAGAGAAAAGATTCGCAGCGCTTCACAAAATCCAGACAGACAGGTGTTTGTGGTCGATCCGCGCTTGTCAGAAACGGCAAGAATGTCAGACATGCATATTATGTTAAGATCCGGGACTGATTCTCTGCTGTTGCGGGCGATGATTGCATTGATAATAAAAAATAGCTGGCAGGATCAGAACTATTTAGATAAATATGTGAAAGATTTTGATCAGGTAAAACCTTGGTTTGAAGATGTTGATATCAAAGAAGCAATTCGGGTTTGTGGATTACCCTATGAACAGGTCGAAGCGTTCTGCAAAATATTAGCCACAAAGAAATGGGGTGTTCATCAGGATCTTGGTCTGTTTATGGGTCGCCACAATACGCTGAACAGTTATTTGCTTTTGACCTTGGCAGTTGTTACCGGGGTAGCTCTTATGCCGGGAGGATGTATTGTCAATGATTGTGTCGTAACCAGAGGAAAGAGCATCGATGAAAATGACCCCAAGGTATGGCGCACAGTTGAAACAAATCGATTTCCAATTATGGAGACCTATCCTTCAGCAGTGCTGGCACAGGAGATACTTAGTGAGAAACCAGAGCATCTGCGATTGATCTTTTGTTCCGCATCCAATCCGCTTAGGTCTTATCCAGATACCAACGTCATGGAGAAAGCAATGCGAAAGTTGGATTTACTGGTAACGGTGGATGTGTGTATGACAGAGACCGCTCGTATATCGGATTATGTTCTTCCAGTTAAAAGCACATATGAGACCTATGACTTTAATGCATTTCAGATGAATTACCCAGAGATGACGGCGCAGATTAAACATCCAGTCATTCCAAAACAGGTTGGCGAGCGTAAAGAAGGGGGCCAAATATGGATTGAGATGACAAAAGCGCTTGGAAAAATGCCGCAACTGCCAGAAAGCCTATACAAAGCAGCCGAGAAAGCGGTTCAGAAAAATGATCGGATTTCTTTTTTTAGAAGTTTAATCCTTTATACCATTAAAAATAAAGTTCAGGTGGATTTGCTTCCCGCAGTTGTTGGAGAGGTTCTTGGAAAATATATGGGTTCACCGACAAAAGCAGTATTCTGGGCAGCGATGATGACATCTCCGATGGCAGGCAGTGGAATGGTCGAACGTGCTGGTATTAAACCAAATGGAAAACATCCGATTATGGAAAAACTTCCCAAAATGAAAGATATTTGCGTGATGGATGCAGCCTATCAACTGTTGCTTGATCGCCCGGAAGGCGCTGTCATTGGCAAAGTTGATCTGGATACGATGATTAATCGACATATTGTTCATAAAGACAAGAAGATTCATCTATACTGTGATGAAATAAATGAATACATCAAGCGGATTACACCGGAGAATGAAGCGGAAATTCTAAATGGTAATCAGGAATTCCCAATGGTTCTCAGTTCCGGTAATCACACCGATTATGGCGTTAATATCGAGATGCGAAACCCGGCATCATATAAATATCATAATCCATATAAGATTGCCGTACATCCAGATGATGCAAAACAAATTGGTGTATCAGAAGGTCAGGAAGTAAAGGTAACAACAAAAGCTGGTTCCATTATAATTCCCGTGGAATATACATGGCAGACCAGTCCGGGATACGTATTGGTTCCTCATCATTTTGGAATTGAATTTAATGGGCAGAAAATCGGGCAATCGGCAAATACCCTCTCTCATAGGGAGGATTTCGATGAACTGACTGGTAATCCAATGCTTCGCCATATTCGATGCCGCATTGAAGCCAGTAAAAAACATAATACACCTGCGCTTTGA